One window of Trichomycterus rosablanca isolate fTriRos1 chromosome 2, fTriRos1.hap1, whole genome shotgun sequence genomic DNA carries:
- the LOC134335179 gene encoding zinc finger protein 239-like, which produces MQSAEEEHINPVDVENEGFLKIVIKNEDDEDERLNKDFCCSSSPRSCTTQNHLHKHIKTPHSVKYETLVKIKTEHEDLTPTRSSSDQQTSSGAVSINSSLTREQNRRNVCSQCGKSFSSPGALKIHQRIHTGEKPYQCSECGKRFNDQGVLKKHQRIHTGVKPFQCSECGKRFNQQSNLKKHQRIHTGEKPYQCSECGRSFNQQSSLKEHQRIHTGEKPYQCSQCGKRFNRQSALNIHQRIHTGEKPYQCSQCGKRFNRQSALNIHQRIHTWTKTMSSQT; this is translated from the exons ATGCAATCAGCAGAAGAGGAACACATCAACCCTGTGGATGTAGAAAATGAAGGATTCCTGAAGatagtaataaaaaatgaagatgatgaagatgaaa gattgaacaaggatttctgctgctcctcgagtccacgttcctgtacgacccaaaatcatctccacaaacacatcaagaccccccacagtgtcaaatatgagaccctggtgaagattaagactgaacatgaggatctgacgcccaccagaagctccagtgatcaacagacgtcctctggtgctgtcagcattaacagctctctcaccagagaacagaacagaaggaacgtctgctcacagtgtgggaagagctttagttctccgggtgctcttaaaatacaccagcgcattcacactggagagaaaccttatcagtgctcagagtgtgggaagagattTAATGATCAGggtgttttaaaaaaacaccagcgcattcacactggagttaAACCGTttcagtgctcagagtgtgggaagagatttaatcaacagagtaatctcaaaaaacaccagcgcattcacactggagagaaaccgtatcagtgctcagagtgtgggaggagttttaatcaacagagcagtctcaaagaacaccagcgcattcacactggagagaaaccgtatcagtgctcacagtgtgggaagagattTAATCGACAGAGTGCTCTCaatatacaccagcgcattcacactggagagaaaccgtatcaatgctcacagtgtgggaagagattTAATCGACAGAGTGCTCTCaatatacaccagcgcattcacacatgGACAAAAACCATGTCATCTCAAACATAG